Genomic segment of Zerene cesonia ecotype Mississippi chromosome 7, Zerene_cesonia_1.1, whole genome shotgun sequence:
acacacttataataaacaatacataccAGTTATGAAAATTGCAagatcttattttaatttcaaatgtttgcATTAATGACAAAATGCCTGTATAGTTGtcattgtatttatgtaacgtttgttgtttataacataactataatattatagttgaaTCTATGAAAAGGTCTATAAACATAATCTAGTAACAcactgatattttttttatttcatagattgataatacaatgaagaatatgtaatatatataatattttgctttCCTTGCCATTCCTCGTTGGAATACtaagtttttacatttaatttgcatGTTAGGCATGAAAAAATGTACACAAATACGTCTTACTTACGTATGTCGTACATTATTGTAgcattatgttaataatgcAATTATATAAGTGGCCGTTACTgtgtatttcaaaatttacatatgtaaTATCCACCAACACATTTTCAAAagaatctatatttttttcagcAAAAAATCcacaacattttattgttacttatatttaagcTGCTATTGCGTGTTAATGAAATACACCAGTTATGAGTAAATTATGCGGTaatgttattgataaataatcatatgGCCATATTGAAGTACCGGTTTAAATAACTAGTATTGAACCTGGCAATGGCCATATGACAACTGCTAAACATCAATTGAACACAAGAAATTACAATTTCATGTATGCCTCCTTTTCTGTTACGGAAATTAATTAAGCTTTTATTAGTTGACATTTTAGTCATATGTTGTATCTCCGTAGTTTTCCTCATCATTTAGTGACCAATGAACTATATCATATACTAAGGTCTTCTGGTTTCTACCCTATCATGTGaattgtgaaattaaaataaatctaaatgtaGTTAGGGAGCAAATCCATAAAAAATCTCAAGTTTATAGATGTTCTCATaagagaattaaaattataaaaatatataaaacatttatttgattctaaCATAACAGTAGTTaagtaataacatttaacgtgaaaatataatatgtaattacgtCGGAAAAAGATTCTATTACTGTGTGTGGTTCTTATTAGTTTCTGTAGTACCAGTCGGCTGCATACGCATAAGGCAAAGCGTACGGCAGAGTTAATGCAGAGCTGACGGCTGGAGCATAATCTTGGTAACTCAGTGCTGAACCGTAAGAGTATCTGTAGTCGGAGACTGAAGCGTATGGTACAGCAGCTATTGATGCGACGGAAGATACAGGTGCTGCTAGTGGTGCGACTGGACCCACTGATGCAACCAGGGAAGTGGCCGCTGGAGCTACGAGAGCCGCTGATGTCAAGGGCGACGATATATAGCCATTGCTTATATAAACTGCTGGGTCGGATGCTACTGCCGCTATCAATGCTGTAAGGGTTACCTAGAAAACATTTgtctttgttaatttatacgacatttcaaaatgcaaaaaatttaaaaatatcgagTGTTACTTTCAATATAAATCCAACATTATTGTAATGGAgctaatgaattattaaaggATTCGTTAAGGAAGGTCATTGGTATACACAATCAAAAGTATTTAGGAATATTGTcacatttatcttttaatatgcACATTTTCTACTgcacaattaatataaaaattattgtccaTGTATAATTATGTCCATTTTGGTAGTCATTTTTCAAACGTATTCTTATAACGATTCTGAAAAATAGCATTataatgctattaaaaaaatgttataagaattactgttatttaatttcaacggctttttaatttatttcaataagttaTTAGAAATAACAATCAACATTcagttcattaatattatcagtGGCAAATAAGTTCAATAtaaccatataatatatttatggtaaTAGTAGTTACTCTCGatcgtataattatttaaaaaaactgaaaaatcttACCAGTGTAGAAAACATTGTGAAACTGAAAGCTGTCTTCACCGTCTGCTCCAACGGTTAACTGATGGACACTAATACATTCTAGCTTATATATTTTGGGCAGACTTAATAGGAACAAAGTGATGAATAGACTGACAGTTGTTTATGTGGATTTGTGAATTCTATTGCCAAGGCCTTCGTGAATGGTTTTCCCGTaaacaaaagaatatataatatgatatggcAAATATGGTTGAACTAAAGTATTCGAAATCATCTTTTCTCTAACGACCTTGTGGTGACATAAATGCTTAAGAACTAGAGTTAAATTGCAATGACCGACGGACAGactaaacaattatttgaGTAATTCATCCAACGGTacgcatttatatttttagtatttattctCGACATTGGAAAGGTTAAGGTTATGAatgaaacatttcaaattgtctatgtttgtttatttttttttcaattgcgtattgtttttaagtaggagttgagcacgcttcatGAATTAGTATCCCTGATGCGAGCTGGTGTGTATGTACTCCACACTTACATACGATGAGAAGGAAACCGGAGggccgtttcctttttctcacccttcccTATCTATTCCTTCTATCCAGGCgtcaatcttttttttatcccTTTCGCCTTAAAACGGGTagcacattcgcagaggcactacctttgcgaatgctcatgagcggtggtgatcgcttaccatcaggtgaaccaccagctcagtagcctgcttattgcataaaaaaaaatatatatatatatctcattGTTCAATGTGATTTAGTTTCTACTgcgttataataatataataaatatttggtataatattgaatacaaattaagcaatttttttttgtcggtTTCAATAAACTACACAATTTACTCGTTTAGATTTGGGGTCAATAGACTTTAGAAATTGGGTTGTCTGGTGAAAATCGGGAGACGTTGGAATTGTACCTCCAACTGTTAAGTAATCTGTGTTCGTGCCTCGAATAGTAGGTTAAAGCTGTCTGTTCTGTATTCGACCTCTTTCagattatttcgtttttatttaatcggGCTTTTCATGTGACAGATTTAATGGTCTTGAAAGCAATGAAGTGGCATTTTACGAATA
This window contains:
- the LOC119828349 gene encoding uncharacterized protein LOC119828349, whose product is MFSTLVTLTALIAAVASDPAVYISNGYISSPLTSAALVAPAATSLVASVGPVAPLAAPVSSVASIAAVPYASVSDYRYSYGSALSYQDYAPAVSSALTLPYALPYAYAADWYYRN